The Streptomyces sp. NBC_00576 genome contains the following window.
GTCGGTGCCGAACCAGCCGATCTGATGAGCGTCCTTGTACGGCTTCATCGGCTCGTCGTCGGTGAAGTCGTGGTTGTTGTTCAGGTCGACGGTGACCGCGCCGGCCGCCGCGTCATACAGCACGCCCCAGCTGTCCGTGGTGTCACCGTCGCGGTTCGCATCGCCGTCGGTCAGGCCGTCCTCGACCCTGCCGCCCCTGGTGACGGACTCACGGAAGACGTTGACGCCGTACGAGCCCGAAGGGGCCTTCCAGCTCTGGCCGCCGTAAGTGAAGGCCGGCCCGGACACGTCGGTCGTCATCGCGCGCCAGGTGCCGTCGCCGTCGACGATCGGGTCGGTGGCCGTCACCCAGTCGACGATCTTCCGCTCGCCGGTTGTGGTCTTCTGCAGCGCCGGGCTCACGAGGTCCACTCCGGTGTCGAGGACACCGATGGTGACACCTCTGCCGTCCGCCTTCGGGTGTTTCTTTACGAAGTCGACGGCGCCCGTCTCGAAGGACGGGTTGTACGGGTTCTCGGCCGGGGTGTCCTTCCCGGGACCGGAATAGGTGTCCGAAGTCGCCTTCACGGCAGCGCCATTTACCCCGTGGGCAGCAGGCAACGGATCTTCCTGCCGTATCTCGTCGCGCAGGTCGATGCCGTGGACGGAGGAGAGCTTCACGGCGGCGGCGATGGCGGAGTCCGCGCGGCCGGTGGGGACAGTGGCCCGGACGTATCCGAGCTTGTCGTAGATGCGGCCGACGGAGCCGCCCTTGACCGCGTCCATTTCCTCGGCAACCTGCTCGGTCTTCCCCGGAGCGGTGGCGATCATCATCGTGACGTTCTTCTCGCCGGTGGCCTCCGCCTCGGCGAGCAGCTCGGCGTCCGCCGAACCGAGCTTGTCATGCGCGGACTTGGGTCTCTCGGCAGAGGAGTGGCCCTCGGCAGCGAAAGCCAGGGGTATCAGCCCGGTCGTGGTGAGTACGGCCGTCAGTCCGGCGGCCACGGCTATGCGGGTTAAGCGTCTTCCACCCGACATCGGGTGGACGTGGGGGGTGGTGGGGGGCATTCGATTCCTTTCCCTCGGGGCGGTTCGTCCGCCACGGGGTGACGGTGACCGTCAGGGGAGTTCGGCGACCGTCGCGGTTCTGTCGCCGTACTCCACCAGGCCGTCCGACTGTCGTGATCAGGCGGCCTGCCCAAGGATTCGCGCCACGTCGATCGACGGGATAGAGGCAAATCTCATCAACTGCGGTCACGCGCCTGTGTCTTGTCTCACGCTTTGGTGCTCCGCCAACGGGCCTGCCCTGAAGCCGCGTTCGAGCGAGAGTCGCCGCAGCGACCGGACGCGCTCGGTGCGGCGTAGGTGACTTCAGCGCCGTCAGTTACCAGGGAGGGATTCGATCCGCGACAGGGTCCCCGCGAATGAATATCCTGTAGCCCCTTCAAGCAAGTTGGGGAGAGTCACCCGCTCGGCCGGGATCGGCCTCTTCCCGACGGCCCTGACAGGGGGCCGGGCTACTCTTTCGAAGCGGATGTTGCCCAGCGATCTGACGGTCGGGGCCACGTTGACTCAGGTGAGTGCCTGCCCCCACGGCATGCAGATGGGTTCAAAGAACACGAGGTTGTCGTTGGGACGCGCAGCCCGCGGAACTGCCCGCACCTCGGAGTGAGGTTCCGTGTCGGACTACGTGGCAACGCTGGCCTGGTTCTGGTGGCGGCCCAGATGGCCAGGGACATCAACGCGTGGCGGCAGGCGGGATCGCCAAAAGCTCCCGCATTTTCATCACGGTGGACGCGTCAGGAAGTAAAAGGCGAGCCCCCGTTCGGCCGTGTGCCCTGGCTGTGGGCCGAGGGAGTGGTCGTCTGCACCGTCCTGTTGTAGGACTGTTCGTGCGCGGTCATGTCGAGGAGGACGATCGCGTCGTGTTCGGGAGTGCCGGGTTCGGCGTAGTACGTGACCAGGCGCTGGCCGGGGGTGCCCTCCAGTTGCATGGACTGGTAGCCCAAGGTGAGGGTGCCGACCTCCGGGTGGTGGTAGGTCTTGTGGCCGTAAGCGCGTCCTCGGACGTCGTAGCGTTCCCAGAGGCGGGCGAACTCCGGGCTCTTGAGGAGGAGTTCACCGACGAGCTGGGCGAGGTCGGGGGCATCGGGATCGGTGCCGGCCACGGCACGCAGGCGGGCCACGCAGCCGCGCAGTGAGTTCTCCCAGTCGTCGAACACCTCGCGGGCCGCGGGGTGGAGGAAGGAGTAGCGCGCGGTGTTGCGCTGCCTGGCCGGCCAGTCCTCGATGCCGGGGAGGAGCCGCAGCCCGGCCGGGTTGTGGGCGAGCAGGTCGAAAGTGCGGCTGACCACGTGAGCGGGGTTGGGCCGCAGGCTCTCCAGCAGCAGTTTCACACCGGGACGTACAGTGCGACTGGGCGTCGGCGGTGGCTCCGATGCGGTGCGTGCGGCGAGGGCGGCCAGGCTGCGCAGGTGCTCGTGCTCCTCGTCCTCCAGCAGGAGGGCGCGGGCCAGGGCGTCGATCACCGAGGGACTGGGACGGTTCTCCTTGCCGCGTTCCAGGCGGACGTAGTAGTCGACGCTGATCCCGGCCAGGGTGGCCAGTTCCTCACGGCGCAGCCCGGGCGTGCGGCGCCGACCGGTGCCGGCGTTCAGGCCGGCCTCGGCGGGGGTCACCTGGGCCCTGCGGGCGCGCAGGAAGCGCCCCAGTTCGGTGCCATGCTCCTGCTGACTCGTCATGACTTCAGTGTCGCAGTGCCGTGACCTGCGAGGTAGTCGCATGGGGGGCCCTGTCACACCCCCGAACCGCGCTCCCTGGCTCAACAGGGACTCCCTTGTGGCGGCCGATGCGGGCAGGGTCGATGTTGTTCAGAGACAGGATCGACACGCACCGCGGCACCGCCGCAGGAGGACCCGAGTCCCGCCCGCAGCGACTCGGGGAGCACGACAACCGCTGCTTCTTCTCGTACGAGCCTCCCCGTACGAGCGGCATCCAGCGGGTGGTGCGGACGCGTCCACAGGCAACCGAGAGACATACGGAGCTGTAGCCATGAAGCACATCAAGCTGGGAAGCCTGGACGTTTCCCGCGTCGGTCTGGGCACGATGGGCATGAGCGCCTTCTACACCGGACACAGCGCTGACGACGCCGAGTCGATCCGTACCATCCACCGGGCGTTCGACCTGGGTGTCACCTTCATCGACACCGCCGAGGTCTACGGGCCGTTCACCAACGAGGAACTCGTGGGCCAGGCCGTCAAGGGCCGTCGTGACGAGGTCGTCGTGGCGACGAAGTTCGGATTCCTCTCCCACTCGGGCCGCGCCGCCGGCTCCCTGGACAGCAGCCCCGCGAGCATCCGCACCGCCGTCGAGGGCTCCCTGAAGCGGCTCGGCACCGACTACATCGACCTCTACTACCAGCACCGGGTCGACCCGGACACGCCCATCGAGGACACCGTCGGCGCGCTGGCGGAACTGGTCGCCGAGGGCAAGATCCGCCACATCGGCCTCTCCGAGGCCGGCCCCCAGACGATCCGCCGCGCCCACGCCGTCCACCCGGTCACCGCCGTGCAGTCGGAGTACTCCCTGTGGACCCGTGACCCGGAGGCGGAGGTGCTGACGGTGCTGCGCGAGCTGGGGATCGGCTTCGTGCCCTACTCCCCGCTGGGCCACGGATTCCTCACCGGTCAGATCCGCTCGACGGACGACCTCGCCGACGACGACTGGCGCAAGACCAACCCGCGTTTCATGGGCGAGAACTTCCAGCGCAACCTGCTCGTCGCCGACGAGGTCAAGGCCGTCGCCGACGAGGTCGGAGCCACCCCGGCCCAGGTGGCCCTGGCCTGGCTGCTGGCCCAGGGCGACGACATCGCCCCGATCCCCGGCACCAAGCGCGTCGAGCGTGTCGAGGAGAACACCGCCGCCGACGGCATCGAACTCAGCGCCGAGCAGATCGCCAAGCTCGACAACCTCACCCCGGCCTCCGGAGACAGCCACAACGAGGCGGGCAAGCGGCTCCTGGAGCGCTGACCCGGCTGGCCTCGTGGCCCGCGCCGCCCGTCCCCACCGTGCGGACGGGGGACACCCCCGTATTCCGGCGCAGACCCGCCGTGCGCGGAGGGCATGGGGCAGACAGACGTACGGGCGACGACTGGAAGAGCTACGGCACCCTGTGGATGCGGCACCCGGTAGTGGGCGGCCCCGAAGCAGTGCTTCCCCGTACAGATCTGCCTGCTGCGCGGCGCGCGCGACCCGCGGGCTGGTCGCCGGTCGAAGAGCTCTTCCGTGCTTCCGTTCTCAGGAGTCCTACTCGTGTCCACATCCTTCGCGTCTTCCGAGAGCTCTGCCGGCACTGGCAGCAGTACCGGAGAGCGCGGTACCAGTGCCGGTTGGGCTCTGGCAGCCGCACTGCTCGGCTACTTCGTGATGACGCTCGACGCTCTCGTCGTGAACGTCGCGCTGCCGGCGATCGGCAGTGGCTTCGGCGGTGGCATGACGGGCCTGCAGTGGGTGGTCGACGGTTACACACTGATGTTCGCCGCCCTGCTGCTGTCCGCCGGGTCCATCACCGACCGCGTCGGCGCGCGTCGGGCGTTCGGGGCGGGCCTCGCGGTGTTCGTCGCCGCGTCGGTCTCCTGCGGTCTGGCGCCGAACCTGGGCGTCCTCGTCGGATCGCGGCTGGTGCAGGGCGCAGGTGCTGCGGTGATCGTGCCGGCCTCGCTGGCCCTGATCCGCGAAGCGTTCCCCGACCCTGTCAAGCGGGCCCGGGCGATCTCGGTCTGGGCCCTGGGCGGCTCGGTGGGTGCCGCTGCCGGACCGGTGGCGGGCGGTGTACTCAGCCTGGTCAGCTGGCGGATGATCTTTTTCATCAACCTGCCGGTCGGCCTGCTGGCGCTGTTCCTCCTCGCCCGTACGTCTCGCTCGCCCCGCCGGGCGGCGCCGTTCGACTGGATCGGTCAGATCACCGTGGTGCTGGCGATGGGCGGTCTGACGTATGGCGTGATCGAGGCCGGCGCGGACGGCTTCGGCAAGCTGCGTGTAGTGGTCGCGCTGGCCGTCGCCGTCGTGGCCGCTGCCGTGTTCCTGTTGTCGCAGGCACGCGGGAAGCACCCGATGGTCCCCCTGGAACTGCTCCGTGCCCGGACGATGGCCGTTTCGGTGGGAGTGGGCTTCGCCGTCAACGTCGGCTTCTACGGCATGGTCTTCCTGCTCAGTCTCTACCTCCAGCAGACGCGGAACCTGTCCGCTCTGGAGACCGGCATGGCCTTCCTGCCGATGACCGCGCTGACGGCCGTTCTCAGCCCAGCGGCCGCCTGGCTCACCCAGCGGTTCGGCCCGCGGATGCCGATCATCGGCGGGCAGCTCATGATGTCGGCGGGGCTGGCACTGCTCTGCCTCCCTGCGGCGTCGGCGCCCAGCTGGTTGCTGGTCCTGCTGATGATCCCGGTCGGCACCGGCGGCGTGATCGCCGTACCGGCGATGACCGCGCTGCTCCTGGACCACGTCCCCGCCGAACGTGCCGGCACGGCCAGCGGTGTGTTCAACGCTTCCCGCCAGGTCGGCGGCGCCCTGGCGGTGGCCGTCTTCGGTGCCCTGGTCGCGGACCGGGCGCCCTTCCTTCCCGGTCTGCGCACCAGCCTGCTGATCGCGGCACTTCTGACACTCGCTACCGCCGCCACCAGCCTGCTGCTGAAGCACAGCCCGGCACACTCATCCAGGTCAGGTAAGGAGTCACGCTCATGACGACATGGATCAGCGATGAGCTCGACAGCATCGAGCACACGGAGTTTTGAACTGGTGCTCTGCTCCCCGCCAGGGTCTGCCGACTGGTAACGGGGAACTTCCCGACCAGGGACGCCTCGCATGGAGGGCGCGCGGCTGTGCCTGTCCAGCACTGATCGGGCGAGGCATGGTGCCTGCGGAGGACGGCCCCCGCGGCCCATGACGGATATCTCGCCCAACGGCAGGTCACTGATGCCGACAAGGTTTTCGGGGCGTTCGACCGTCTCACGCTGGTCAAACTCTCCGCCAACCTGTTCGCGAGGAGGCCGCGGAAGGCATGCACGCATTCCGCGAACGCCACCCGCCACGCTGGGCACTCTCCCGCTGAG
Protein-coding sequences here:
- a CDS encoding helix-turn-helix transcriptional regulator; the protein is MTSQQEHGTELGRFLRARRAQVTPAEAGLNAGTGRRRTPGLRREELATLAGISVDYYVRLERGKENRPSPSVIDALARALLLEDEEHEHLRSLAALAARTASEPPPTPSRTVRPGVKLLLESLRPNPAHVVSRTFDLLAHNPAGLRLLPGIEDWPARQRNTARYSFLHPAAREVFDDWENSLRGCVARLRAVAGTDPDAPDLAQLVGELLLKSPEFARLWERYDVRGRAYGHKTYHHPEVGTLTLGYQSMQLEGTPGQRLVTYYAEPGTPEHDAIVLLDMTAHEQSYNRTVQTTTPSAHSQGTRPNGGSPFTS
- a CDS encoding aldo/keto reductase, whose translation is MKHIKLGSLDVSRVGLGTMGMSAFYTGHSADDAESIRTIHRAFDLGVTFIDTAEVYGPFTNEELVGQAVKGRRDEVVVATKFGFLSHSGRAAGSLDSSPASIRTAVEGSLKRLGTDYIDLYYQHRVDPDTPIEDTVGALAELVAEGKIRHIGLSEAGPQTIRRAHAVHPVTAVQSEYSLWTRDPEAEVLTVLRELGIGFVPYSPLGHGFLTGQIRSTDDLADDDWRKTNPRFMGENFQRNLLVADEVKAVADEVGATPAQVALAWLLAQGDDIAPIPGTKRVERVEENTAADGIELSAEQIAKLDNLTPASGDSHNEAGKRLLER
- a CDS encoding MFS transporter produces the protein MSTSFASSESSAGTGSSTGERGTSAGWALAAALLGYFVMTLDALVVNVALPAIGSGFGGGMTGLQWVVDGYTLMFAALLLSAGSITDRVGARRAFGAGLAVFVAASVSCGLAPNLGVLVGSRLVQGAGAAVIVPASLALIREAFPDPVKRARAISVWALGGSVGAAAGPVAGGVLSLVSWRMIFFINLPVGLLALFLLARTSRSPRRAAPFDWIGQITVVLAMGGLTYGVIEAGADGFGKLRVVVALAVAVVAAAVFLLSQARGKHPMVPLELLRARTMAVSVGVGFAVNVGFYGMVFLLSLYLQQTRNLSALETGMAFLPMTALTAVLSPAAAWLTQRFGPRMPIIGGQLMMSAGLALLCLPAASAPSWLLVLLMIPVGTGGVIAVPAMTALLLDHVPAERAGTASGVFNASRQVGGALAVAVFGALVADRAPFLPGLRTSLLIAALLTLATAATSLLLKHSPAHSSRSGKESRS